The proteins below come from a single Triticum aestivum cultivar Chinese Spring chromosome 5D, IWGSC CS RefSeq v2.1, whole genome shotgun sequence genomic window:
- the LOC123121760 gene encoding serine carboxypeptidase 1: MPHSVTIQLTGACVRQDQALPGQPEGVDFDQYGGYVIVDEENGRALFYYLVESASEKPLLLWLNGGPGCSSLGYGAMQELGPFRVTEDNRTLSRNMHAWNSVANMIFLESPAGVGFSYSNTSADYDLSGDQRTAADAYVFLVRWLERFPEYKDRAFYISDESYTGHYAPQLVVTILLHNTCNNRSIINLQGILVGQIYYQL; this comes from the exons ATGCCACACTCGGTGACGATTCAATTGACCGGCGCAT GCGTCCGACAAGATCAAGCGTTGCCGGGGCAGCCGGAGGGCGTCGACTTCGACCAATACGGTGGGTACGTGATCGTCGACGAGGAGAACGGCCGCGCCCTCTTCTACTACCTCGTGGAGTCAGCTTCAGAGAAGCCACTCCTGCTATGGCTCAATGGAG GGCCAGGGTGCTCGTCGCTGGGGTACGGAGCAATGCAGGAGCTGGGCCCGTTCCGTGTAACCGAAGACAACAGGACGCTCAGCAGAAACATGCACGCCTGGAACAGCG TGGCTAACATGATCTTCCTGGAGTCGCCAGCCGGTGTGGGATTCTCTTACTCCAACACGTCTGCGGACTACGACCTCAGTGGCGACCAGCGAACCGCCGCCGACGCGTACGTCTTCCTGGTGAGATGGCTGGAGAGGTTCCCGGAGTACAAGGACCGCGCCTTCTACATCTCCGACGAGAGCTACACCGGCCACTACGCGCCACAGCTCGTCGTTACCATCCTACTCCACAACACATGCAACAACAGAAGCATCATAAACCTTCAGGGCATCTTGGTAGGTCAAATTTACTACCAGCTATAG